CCGACGGAACATGGCGAGCTGCATTTGTCTTCCTCCAGGTGGTTGATACTGATTCGTCAGGCCTGGTGTGCAAACGGGTTACGCCGGCCCGGACGCCACCGGATGCGCTCGCGATTTGTTTTCTTTTTCCGCCGTACGACGCATCCGTCCGGGTCCTCGGCGACGAAGGGGAGGTGACGAGGGTCGTGCCTGTCACACCGGCGGAGTGGAGCGAGGGCGGTGAGAGCTACAGTGCGGCATGCCCCACGAAAGGCGAGCCGCCCGATGACGGCGGGGAGGCAGGGCCCCGAGCCGCCGGGCGAGGACGATCTCGCGACGCGGTTCCGCGACGGCGACGAGGCCGCCCTGCGGGAGGCGTACGACAGGTACGGCCGAGCGGTGCTGCACCTGGCCACCACGACGCTCGCGAACCGGAGCGACGCCGAGGACGTGACCCAGGCGACGTTCGTGGCCGCCTGGCTCGGCCGGGCGACGTTCGATCCGGCCAAGGGTTCACTTGTCGGCTGGCTGCTCGGCATCGGGCGGCGCAAGGTGGTCGACCGGATCCGCGCCGCAGCCCGGGAGAACCGGGTGGTCGAGACGGTGAAGCAGTTGCCCGAGCCGGTGAACACCGGCCCCGACCCCGACACGGTGGTCGACCGGCTGGTGGTCGCCGACGAGTTGGCCCGGCTCCCCGACGAGCAGCGTCGGATGCTGGAGCTGGCGTTCTACGACGACCTGACCCACCAGCAGATCGCGACCGTGACCGGAGTGCCGCTCGGCACGGTCAAGAGCCATATCCGGCGTGGCATGCAGAGCCTGAAGCGCAGATGGGAGGTGGACGGTGCAGCACCTGGACCACGACCGGCTGGTCTTTCTGGCGCTCGGTGAGAGCGAGGCGGTGGACGGTGAGGCCACCCATCTCGGCGCCTGCGGGCACTGCCGGGGCGAGCTGGACACGCTCCGGCACGTCGCCGGCCTCGGCGCCGGCACCCAGGGTCTGGCCGACCTGCCCGACCCGCCGGCGCACCTCTGGGCGGACATCGTCGCGGAGGTCCGGGCCGCCGAGGAGTTGCCCGCGCTGAGCGATCGGCGTGCACCGCGCTCTGGCGACCCGGACGGGCCGGCGGCCACCACCACCCGTCCGCGCCGAGGTCGGTGGCCCCGGTGGGCGACCACCGCGGTCACCGCCACCGCCGCCGCGGTGATCGGGATTGCGGGCACCGCCTTGGTGCTCGGCACCGACACGGATGAGCCGGCGCCGCAGCCGACGGTGCTCGCGAGCGCGCCGCTTTCCGCGTTCGGCGCGACGCCGAAGGACGCCGCCGGCGACGCCCGGGTGCTCGGTGACAACCGGTTGCATCTGCATGTCGCGAATCTCCCCACCGTTCCGGGGTACTACGAGGTCTGGCTGATCGATCCGAAGACGATGGAGATGCTTTCGGTGGGTACGCTGAGCAACGGTTCGGGGGACGCGCTGCTGCCGATCCCCTCGAACGTGGACCTGCGCACCTACTCGGTGGTCGACATCAGCGCCGAGCAGTACGACAACAACGCCCGCCACTCCGGCGACAGTTTGCTGAGGGGCACCCTGACGGGCTGATCGGCGGGCCGGCTCAGCTCCCCGGCCCGCCGATCAGCTCCCCACGTGGGAGAAGGCCGCCGCCCGGTGACCCGGGCGGCGGCCTTCGTTTCGTGACCGGAGGGTCACTTACGCTTGCGGATCTCCTCGGCGGCCTGCGGGACGACCTTGAACAGGTCACCGACCACGCCGTAGTCGGCCAGCTCGAAGATCGGCGCCTCACCGTCCTTGTTCACCGCGACGATGGTCTTCGAGGTCTGCATGCCGGCCCGGTGCTGGATCGCGCCGGAGATGCCCAGGGCGACGTAGAGCTGCGGAGACACGGTCTTGCCGGTCTGGCCGACCTGGAACTGGTGCGGGTAGAAGCCGGAGTCGACCGCCGCGCGGGACGCGCCGACCGCGCCGCCGAGCAGGTCGGCCATCTCCTCGACCAGCTTGAAGTTGTCCGCGTTGCCGACGCCGCGACCGCCGGATACGACGATCGACGCCTCGGTCAACTCGGGGCGGGAGCCCTTCTGCTCGGCGACCCGCTCGACGACCGTGGCCAGCTTGTCCGCGTCGGTGACCGACACGGTGAGCTGCTCGACGGCCGGGGTGGCCGCGGCCGGGGTCGGGTTGAGCGAGTTCGGCCGGACGGTGACCAGCGGCAGACCCTTGGTGACCTTGGACTTGACGATGGTGGAACCGGCGAACGCGACCTGGGTGGCGGTGCCGTCCGCGTCGAGGGCGACCACGTCGGTCAGGATGCCGTTGTCCAACTTGACCGCCAGACGGGCGGCGATCTCCTTGCCCTCCTGCGAGGAGGCGAGCAGCACGGCGGCCGGCTGCACCCGCTTGACCAACTCGGCGACCACGGTGGCCTTCGGGGCCACCAGGAAGCCGTCGATCTCCTCGCCCTCGGCGGCGTAGATCTTCTCCGCGCCGTACTCGCCCAGCTTGGCGCTCAGCGCCTCGGCGGCGCCGGCCCCGCCGAGCACGACCGCGCTCGGGGCGCCCAGCTCGCGGGCGAGGGTGAGCATCTCCAGGGTGACCTTCTTGACGCCGAACTCCCGGGTGGCTTCGACGACGACGAGAACCTCAGACATGTCCAGACCTCTCACACGAACTTCTCGGTGGCGAGGAACTCGACCAGCTTGACGCCGCCCTCGCCCTCGTCGGTGATCTTCTCGCCGCCGGAGCGCGGCGGACGCTTGGTGTGCTCCAGCACCGCGCTCGTGGCGCCGTCGAGGCCCACCTCGGTCGGGGCCACGCCCAGGTCGCCGAGGGAGAGCGACTGCACCGGCTTCTTCTTCGCGGCCATGATGCCCTTGAAGGAGGGGTAGCGCGGCTCGTTGATGGTGTCCCAGACCGAGACCACGGCCGGCGTCGAGGCGGTGACCACCTCGTAGCCCTCCTCGGTCTGCCGTTCGGCGGTCAGGGTGGACCCGTCGACGGTGAGCTTGCGCGCGCCGGTCAGCGCGGCCACACCCAGCCGCTCGGCGATCATGTGCGGCATGACCTGCACCCGACCGTCGGTGGACTCGGCGCCGCAGATGACCAGGTCGGCGTTGAGCTGCCCGAGGGCGGCGGCGAGCACCTTCGAGGTGGCCACCGCGCAGGAGCCGTGCAGCGCGTCGTCGACGACGTGGACGGCCTTGTCCGGCCCCATGGACAGCGCCTTGCGGATCGACTCGGTCGCCCGGTCCGGACCCATGGTCAGGATGGTGACCTCACCGCCGTGCGCTTCCTTGATCTTCAACGCCTCTTCGATGGCGTACTCGTCCATCTCGTTGATGACGTTGTTCGCCGAGCCGCGGTCGACGGTGTTGTCGTCAGGACGCAGGTTGCGGTCCGCGCCCGAGTCGGGCACCTGCTTGACGAGTACGACGATGTTCATCGCGCTTCGACGACCCTCCTGTTTAGGTGTAGCGATCACTCGCCCGGTCACGGGCGCAGCCTCCCGCGTTACTTAACGATCGGTCAACCACGGGCTGCTGTGCGGTTGCCCACGGGCCGATGTTACCCGCAAGTAGGTTCGCCTCGCCGGACCCTCGGAGTGACGCGACTCACCGTAACCCGGCCGCCGTCACGCCGCTTCGGCCAGGGCCGTCCGGATCTTGTCGATCGCCGCCGCCTCGGCCGGTTCGACCCCCCGGTGCGCCTGCGCCACCCGGCCCGCCGCCGCCAGCACCACCGACCGGTACGCCTCGACGTCCCCCGGCGACTTGGCCCGCAGGATCTCCACCGCCCGGCCCAGCGCGGGCAGGACCACCGCCTCGATCTCCAGCTCGGAGTCGCGGGGCAACTGCGGCAGCGGGCCGGTGGTGAGCGCCTCCTTGACCACGCCGCTCACGTCGGCGAGCGCGCCGGACGCGGCGATGCTCTCCCGCACCATGCCCAGCACCCCCGGCACCGCGTTGGAGACCAGGAAGACCGCCCCGAACGCACCGGTCTTGAGGGTGAGCTGCTCGTCCGCCGTCAACCGGTCCATGATCACGGAGTGTAGACGTACGGCGTGGTGGTGGTGACCGCAACGAGACCGAGCCGCTCCAGGATGGGCCGGCTCTCCGGTGAGCAGTCCACCTGCACCAGCGTCCGGCCGCGCTGCTGCGCCAGCCGCGCCCGGTAGGCCACGAGCGCCCGGTAGATGCCCTTCTTCCGCCACCGCGGCAGCGTCGAGCCGCCCCAGAGGCTGACGAAACCGGTGTCCCCCTCGTAGCGGACCCAGCCGGCGCTGACCACCGTCTCCCCCGCCTCCGCCACCACGACCGTGATCGACTGCGGATCGGCCTCGATCTCCCGGGCCAGGCCGGTCACCAGGTGACTACGGTCCTCGTGCCACACCTCCTCCTCCATGGCGGCGATCCGCTCCAGGTCGGCCCGGCCGGTGACCTCACGCAGGCGTACCCCCTCGGGGAGCACCGGGACGGCGGCGGCCAGCGGTGCCACCGGGCCGACCACGACGGTCTCCTCGTCCTCCGGGACGAAGCCGGCGGCGCGCAACCGGTCGCCCAAGTCGGCCGGCTCGTCGTGGCCGGCGAGCTTCCACTCGACCGCCTCGCCCCGGGCCCGGAAGAATTCGACCTGCCGGGCGATGAGCGCGTCCACCTCGGCGCCGGCCAGCCCGTCGAGCGTCCGGTAGGTGAGGAAGCCCCGCTGGTCCAGGCCGAGGACGCGGAACAGCGGGCCGTCCCGCTCGATGGTCACCCCGGCGGGCACCGGGTTCGGCAGCTCCGGGCGGATCCGGCTGTCGTACGTTTCACGCAGCACGCGCGCGTCAAGATCGGTCACCCGTCCAGGCTAGGCCGGGGGCAAAGCGGATAATCGGCGTCGTGTGGGAGTCGATCAGGCGCTGGTTCGACCCGCGGGAGCTGCGCTCGGTCGGCACCCCGCCGGACTACCGCTTCTCGCTGGCGAACGAACGGACGTTCCTGGCCTGGCTGCGTACCGGGCTGGCGCTTGTCGCGGGCGGGTTGGCCGCCGCGCAGTTCCTGCCCCCGTTGCCCCTGGCCCACCTGCGCGAGGCGCTCGCCGTCGGGCTGCTGCTGCTCGGCGCGACCGTGTCGATCCGGGCGGTGGACCACTGGGCCCGCACCGAACGCGCCATCCGGCTCGGCGAGGAGCTGCCGGCGTCCCGCTTCCCGGCCGTGTTGGCGCTGATCGTCGCGGTCGGCGCGCTGCTGCTGGTCGCGGCCGTCCTGCTGCGCGGACCGGGCGGCACGACGTGACCGCCGGTGGCCCCGGCCTCCAGCCGGAACGCACCCGGCTGGCCTGGCGGCGCACCCTGCTCACCCTGACCGCGGTGCTGCTGCTCCAGCTCCGGCCGGCGTTCACCGGCCGCGTCGTCGACGCGGTGCTGGCCGGGGCCGCGGTCGTGATCTGGCTGGCCGTGCTGGCGGCCGACTGGTGGCGGGCCACCGGGTCCGGCCCGCGTCGTCTCGCGCGCCTGTCGATGCCGCTGACCGCGCTCGGCGCGGTCGGGCTGGCCCTGCTCGGCGTGGCGCACGTGCTCGGCAGGGTGCACTGACCACTTCCGGTGCGCCATCATGGGGCATGGCCCGCCTCTACGTACTGCTCTTCCTGGCCCAGGTCGTGCTCGCCGCCGGCGCGCTGATCAGCTGCCTCTCCGCCGAGGACGGGCAGGTCAAGGCGCTGCCCCGGTTGGTCTGGGTGTTTGTCATCCTCTTCTTCCCGATCGTCGGCTCGATCGCCTGGTTCGTGGCCGGCCGCGAGCGCCCGACCGGGCCGGCCGGCTCCGCGTCCGGTGGGTCCGCCGCACCGGCCCGCCGCCCGCTCGCGCCGGACGACGACCCGGACTTCCTCGCCTCGCTCGACAAGCGCTCCCGCGACGACGACCAGGAGCGCCTCCGGCGCTGGGAGGAGGACCTGCGCCGCCGTGAGGAGGAGCTGCGCCGCCCGGACGACCGGGACCGCCCCGAGGTCTGAGCGCCGCGAAGCCGCCGCCGGTCACCCGGTCGGCGGCCCGGCGGCGTCGCGGTCAGGCCAGGTTCGACGAGCGGGGGTACGCGTCGGCCGGGTCGGTCAGCACGTTGACCAGATAGGGCACGCCCGAGTCGAAGGCGCGGCCCAGCGCCGGCCCGAGATCGGCGGCCTTCTCCACCGTCTCGCCCGCGCCGCCGAGCGCCTCGACCACCCTGTCGTAGCGCAGCCCGGGCTGAAGGTCGGCGGCGACGTCGTAGCCGTACATGGCGCGCATCGGGTGCTTCTCCAGCCCCCAGATGCCGTTGTTGCCGACCACGATCACCACCGGCAGCTTCTGCCGGGCCAGCGACTCCACGTCCATCAGCGAGAACCCGGCCGCGCCGTCGCCCATCAGCACGCAGATCTGCCGGTCCGGGTGGCTGACCCGGGCGCCCATCGCGTAGCCCATGCCGGTGCCGAGGCAGCCGTACGGGCCGGGGTCGAGCCAGGTGCCGGGCTGGGCGGGCTCCAGGTACTTTCCGGCGTACGAGACGAAGTCGCCGCCGTCGCCGATGGTGACGGCGTCCGGGGCGAGCACCTTGCGCAGCTCGCCGTAAATCCGGGCCGGCCGGATCGGGTCGGTCTCGGCGCCCATCTCCTCGGCGTCGCGGGCCTTCGCCGCGTCCTCGGCGGTGCGCAGCTCGGCGATCCAGTCGGCGTGGTCGACCCGGTCGCCGGGGTGCTCGGCGAACGCGCCGAGGATCAGTCTCAGGTCGCCGGCGGGCGCGGCGGCCGGCTGTACGTGCCCGGCGCGCTGGCTGGGCGCGTCCACCACGTGCACGACCTTGGCGTCGCCGAAGTCGCCGAAGGAGAGCCGGAAGTCGAGCGGCGTGCCGATCACCACGACCACGTCGGCGCCCTTCAGCGCGACCCGGCGGGCCTTGGCGAAGGCGAGCGGGTGCGTCGGGGGCAGCGCGCCCCGGCCCATCCCGTTGGTGAACACCGGCACCCGCAGTGCCTCGGCGGCGGCGCGCAGGGCCTCGACGGCGTCACCGGCGTACACGTCGGAGCCGGCGATGATCACCGGCCGGGACGCGCCGGCGATCAGGGCGGCGGCCTTCGCGACCTCGTCCGGGTCGGGCTCGATCGGTGCCGGCGGGGCGACCGCCGGCAGGTCGGCGTCGCCGACGGAGAAGACCGCTTCGAGGGGGAAGTCCAGGAAGACCGGGCCGCGGTGCGGGGTGAGCGCGGTGGTGAGCGCCGCGGAGACCGCCCGTGGGATGTCGTCGGCGCTGAACACCGTCTCGGCGTGCTTGGTGACCGGGGCGACGAGCGGGAGGTGGTCCATCTCCTGGAGGCTGCCGGCGCCCCAGCGGAACTGCGGGGCCCGCCCGCCCAGCACCAGCACCGGCGAGGCGTTGAAGAACGCGCTGGTCAGCCCGGAGACGCCGTTGGTGACGCCGGGGCCGGCGGTGAGCACGGCCAGGCCGGGGCGGCGCTGGAGCTTGGCCACCGCCTCGGCGGCGAAGACGGCGGTCTGCTCGTGCCGCACGTCGTAGAGCGGAAAACCGGCGGAGTGCGCGGCGTCGTAGAGCGGGAAGACGTGCCCGCCGGAGAGCGTGAACATCTCCCGTACGCCGTGCGCCCGCAGCGCCGCGAGCGCCAGCACGCCGCCGTGCCCCTCGACCCGTTCCGTCATGCCACTCCCCTTCGTCGCGCGACCGGAGTCACACGCTACTGGCCGGTAGGCCAGATGTGAACAGCCCTCGCGTCAGCGGCCGGTGAAGTCGGGCTTGCGCTTCGCCACGAACGCGGCCATGCCCTCCCGCCGGTCGTCGGTGGCGAACAGCGCCGCGAAGAGCTGGCTCTCCCAGGCCAGGCCGGAGGTGAGATCCATGTCCAGACCACCGTCGACCGCCGCCTTCGCCGCCCGCAGCGCCTGCACCGGCCCGGTCAGGAACGGCTGCACGTACGCGAGCGCGGCGTCGTAGACCTCGGCGGCCGGCACCACCCGGTCGGCCAGGCCGATGCGCAGCGCCTCCTCGGCGTCGACCATCCGCCCGGTCATCACCAGGTCCTTGGCGCGGGCCGGGCCGACCAGCCGGGCCAGCCGCTGCGTGCCGCCGGCGCCCGGGATGATGCCCAGCTTGATCTCCGGCTGGCCGAGCTTGGCGTCGGTGGCCACGATCCGCCAGTCGCAGGCGAGCGCCAGCTCGCACCCGCCGCCGAGCGCGTACCCGGTGATCGCGGCGACGACCGGCTTGGGAATCCGGGCGATCGCGCCCAACGCGCTGGACAGGTCGGCGGCCCGCTCCGCCATGTCCACGTAGGACATGTCGGCCATCTCCTTGATGTCCGCGCCGGCCGCGAAGACCTTCTCGCCGCCGTACACGATGACCGCGCGGACCCCGGCGTCGGCGGTGGCCGCCGTCGCGGCGGCGCGCAACTCCTCCTGCACCTGGGTGTTGAGCGCGTTCATCGGCGGCCGATCCAGCCGGATCGTGCCGACGCCGTCCTTCACTTCCAGCCTGACGAACTCGCCCACGGTGCCCTCACTTCCTCGTCGAAGTCGCGTGCCAACCTTACGACCCGCGTCGTTGGGGTAGATATCGCGGTGGGAGAGCCGACCCGGGGAGTACGCATGATCACTTACTACGACGACCGGTCGGTCCGGGTCACCTCCACCGCGCTGCGGGTCGACGACCGCAGCTACCCGCTGGCCGAGCTGACCACGGTGTGGCACCGGCGGGGTGACCGCTCCTGGCGGGTGCTCGCCGGCCGGGGCGCGATCGGCGCGGCGCTGGCCGGGCCGCTGGTGGCCGCCGTGCTGGGCGTCGCGCTCGCCGTCTGGCTGCACCGGTCGCTCACCGTCACCATCGCCGTCGTCGGCGCCTCCGTGCTGGTCGGCCTCGCAGTCGGGCCCCTCGCCGACGTGCTCTTCGAACACCTGGACCGCTCGTACGTGCGGGGCAGCCGGGAGATGGAGATGTGGGCGACCTGGCAGGGCCGTCAGGTGCGGCTGCTGCACACCCGCGACGCGCTGCGCTTCGGCCAGATCTACCGGGCGGTGCAGCGGGCCATGGAGCGCGTGCCCGCCGCTCCCGCTCAAAACGTGATCGGCTCGTCCGGCAGCAGACCGAGCCCGCGCAGCAGGCCGTAGGTGTCCTGCTCGCCCCAGAACTGCACGATCCGGCCGCCGGCAAGCCGGTACATCTTGCAGGCGCTCTGCACCGTGGTCGCCCCGGTCGCGTCCCGTCGGTAGGTCTGCGCCAGCGAGACCACCACCCGGTCCTCGGCCGCGAAGATCTCCACGATCTCCTGGTCGAGCACGGTCAGGCCGGGCGAGGAGACGGCGGCCTCGGGGTAGCGACGGCCGCGTACCGCCGTGCCGGAGCCGTAGATCTCCACGTCCTCGTCGACCACCTCGGCCAATTCGGTGAGATCCTTCGTGACGAAGGTACGCAGGTAGCGCCGGACCACCTCGACGTTGCGCGCCTCCTGATCGGTCATACCCCTCACGCTAGCGATTCGCGCTTCCGTCAGTCGCGGGCCACCGGTCGGAGATGCCCGCGCGCTCCCTGTCGAGCTGATGCCACGAGCGACTCACCGCCCCTACCGATCCTCTTGATCCACTCCACTTCGCCGAGGTGGCGTGAACGAACGCGCTTCGATGCCGCCACTTCGCCGGAATGGAGTCGATCAGGTGGAACACGCAGCGGCACGGGTGGCGCGCGGGTGGTTAGGCTGATTCATGACCCTCTATTACCGGGACGACGCGGTACAGGTCACCTCGCAGTCCATCCACGCCGGCGGACAGGTCGTCCCGCTCGCCGACGTCACGTACGTCTGGCACGCCCGGGGACGGACCACGGCGGCGGTCCGGGGCCGGGTGCTGGGCCGGGGCGTGCTGGTCCTGCTGCTGTCGCTGCCGCCGCTTGTGGCGCTCGTCTGCGTGCTCTCGCTGGCCTGGGCGGCGCAGGACCGGGGCAACTGGAAGCTGGCCCTGATCATCCTGGCCGCGTTCGTGGTGGTCGGGCTGGCGCTCACCCCGTTCCTGGAGGTGCCGCTCGGGTGGCTGGACCGGTCCTACGAGCGCGGCAACCGGGTGCACGAGCTGTGGGTGCAGGTACACGGGCGGGAGACGATGCTGGTCCGCACGCCCGACGCGCTACGGTTCGGGCAGATCTACCGGGCCGTGCAACGCGCCGTCGAACAGCAGGGGGACCGTCGATGACCCACCGCCGAGGCGAGGCCGTCGCGCTCGCCGGGCTACTCGCCACCGCGGGCGTCACCCACGTCATCCGTCCCGGCTTCTACGACCCGATCGTGCCGCGCGCCCTGCCCGGGCCAGCCCGCTTCTGGACGTACGCCTCCGGCGTCGCCGAGCTGGCCGTGGCGGCGGCGGTGGCGCACCCGGCGACCCGACGACGTGGCGGCCTGGCCGCGGCGGCGTTGTTCGTCGCGGTGCTGCCGGCCAACGCGCAGATGGCCTGGGACTGGCGTCGGCGTCGACCGGTGAAACGGGCGATCGCCTACGGGCGGGTGCCGATGCAGGCGCCGCTGATCTGGTGGGCGCTGCGGGTGGCCCGGCCCGCGCGCTGACCCTGGCCGGGCCGCGCCGCCGGGCACGGGTGGCCGGCGCGACGCACACTTGTCGGCATGGCGATCCCACTTCCCCGGCCCGGCGCCGTCGTCGGCCTCACCCGTTCCGCGCTGGACCAGGCCCTCGGTTCGGCCGCCGCGTTCGCCGCCGTGCCCGCCCGCGCCTTCGCCGTGCTCGACGAGGTGGAGGCGCTGGTCCGGCGGATCGACGGGGTGGTCGACCGGATCGAGGGCACGCTCGACCGCACCGACCGGGTGCTCACCGACGCGGAGACCGCGGTGCGCGAGGTGGGCGTGATCAGCGCCGCCGCCACCACCGCGATCGACACCGCGACCGAGGTGGCCGCCGCGGCGGCGGTCGTGGTGGGCGAGGCGGAGCGGGTCTCCGCAGCCGCGGCCACGGTGGTCGGCGAGGCCGATCGGGTGGCGCGGGCGGCGGCCGGCGTGGTGGCCGAGGCGGACACGGTGGCGACCCGGGCCGCGGGCACGGTGGCCACCGCCGACGCGGCGGCCGGCACCGCGAGCGAGCTGCTGGCGGCGTACGAGGCGACGCTGCGCCGGGCCGCGCCGATGGCGGCCCGCTTCGTCGAGCAGCTCAGCCCGGAGGAGGTGACCGCGGCGATCCGCCTCGTCGACGAGTTGCCGAAGTTGAAGGAGCACCTGACCTCGGACGTGCTGCCGATCCTGGCCACCCTGGACCGGGTGGGCCCGGACCTGCACGACCTGCTGGACGTCACCCGTGATCTCAAGCTCGCGGTGGCGGGCATCCCCGGCCTCGGCATGCTGCGCCGCCGCGGCGAACGCGCCGAGGGTTAAGGCGGGGGCCCCGCTTAACGCATTCGGTAGAGGCGGGGCCCCCGCTTAACCAGCGGCGTTAAGCGGGGCCCCCGCCTAACACCCGGGCGAACAGCGCGCTCAACGCCTGCCGAACAGCGCGTCGATCTCGGCGCGGTGCGGGAGTGCCACGGACGCGCCGAGCTTGCGGACGCAGGCCGCCCCGGCCGCCGCCGCCCAGCGCACCGCCTCGGCCAGGTCCCGGCCCTCGCCCCAGGCCACGGCGAGCGCGGCGGTGAAGGCATCCCCGGCCGCGGTGGAGTCGACCACGTCCACCGGCACCGCCGGCACGTGCTCCGCCGCCCGGTCGCGGTCGACGTACCAGGCGCCGTCGCCGCCGAGCGTGAGCACCGCGCGGGGCACCAGGTCGAGCAGCGCCGCCGGCTCGTCCCGGCCGCGACCGGTGAGCGCCTGCGCCTCCGGCTCGTTGACCACCAGCAGGTCGGTCGCGGCCAGCAGTTCCGCCGGCAGCGGCCGGGCCGGCGCCGCGTTGAGCACCACCCGGGTGCCGGCGGACCGGGCCGCCAGCGCCGCCTCGGTCACCGTCTCGACCGGCACCTCAAGCTGCGCGACGAGCACATCCGCCTCGCGTACGGCGGCCAGCTCGTCCTCGGTGAGCCCGAGGAACGCCTCGTTCGCGCCGGGGGTGACCAGGATCGCGTTCTCCCCCGCGCCGCCCACCATGACCAGGGCGACGCCGGACGGGCCGTACGCCACCCGGAGGTGCTCGGTGTCGACGCCGGCCGCGGTGATCCGGGCGCGGAGGGTGACACCGAACGAGTCCGAGCCGATCGCGCCGAGGAAGACGCAGGACGCGCCGGCGCGTACCGCGGCGACCGCCTGGTTGGCGCCCTTGCCGCCGGGCAGCATGACGAAGTCGCTGCCGAGCACCGTCTCGCCCGGCCGGGGCAGCGCGGCGGCGGCGCCCACCAGGTCCATGTTGGCGCTGCCGACGACGGCGATCCGGGTCTGCGGCATGACGCGGTCAGCCCGCCCGCGCGGTCCAGCGTTCGCCGGCCCGCGAGACGACGAGCGGCAGGCCGAACGTCTTCGACAGGTTGTCGGCGGTGAGCACGTCGGCGAGCAGGCCCTGCGCCACCACCCCGCCCTCGCGCAGCAGCAGCGCGTGGGTGAAGCCCGGCGGGATCTCCTCGACGTGGTGGGTGACGAGCACGATGGCCGGCGCGTCCGGGTCGTACGCCAGCTCGGCGAGCCGGGCGACCAGGTCCTCCCGACCGCCCAGGTCGAGCCCGGCGGCGGGTTCGTCGAGGAGCAGCAGCTCCGGGTCGGTCATCAGGGCGCGGGCGATCTGCACCCGTTTGCGCTCGCCCTCGGAAAGCGTGCCGTACGCCCGATCGGCGAGGTGGCCGACCCCGAACTGGCTCAGCAGCGCGGCGGCCCGCACCTCGTCGGTGCGGTCGTAGCTCTCGCGGAAGCGGCCGACCACCGCCCAGGCGGCGGTCACCACCACGTCGGTGACGCGCTCGTCGGTGGGGATCCGCTCGGCGAGGGTGGCGGTGGAGAGCCCGATCCGGGTACGCAGCTCGTTGACGTCGGTGCGGCCGATGCGCTCGCCGAGCACGTGCGCGACGCCGTCGCTCGGGTACAGCCGGCCGGCGGCCAGGTTGAGCAGGGTGCTCTTGCCGGCGCCGTTCGGGCCGAGCAGCACCCACCGTTCGTCCAGTTCGACCCGCCAGTCGACGTCGCGCACCAGCGCGGTGCCGGAGCGCCTGACGCCGACCCCGTCCAGGCTGACCACCAGATCCGCGTCCACGGTCGAGGGGGCGGGGGCCCCGGCGGCGCCGGGGATCAGGTCACCAGTCACCGCCCCATCCAACCACGCACCGGCCCGTCGCCCCCCACGGGCGGCGGCGCCGCCATAGGGTGGGGCGCCGTGTCGTTGGTCACCGCCGGAGGAAGGACGACTCATGCCCGACCCCTGCCGGGAGCAAGGCGGATGAGCGCGGTCATCGAGATCGCCGGTCTTCGCAAGACGTTCCAGACCCTGCGCCACGGTCGGCGGGTCGCCGTCGACGACTTCCACATGCTTGTCGAGGCCGGCCAGGTGCACGGGTTCCTGGGGCCGAACGGCTCCGGCAAGACGACCACGTTGCGTGCCCTGCTCGGGCTGGTCCGGCCGGACCACGGCTGGATGCACGTGCTGGGCGTCCGGTCGCCCGAGCAGCTGCCCGAGGTGGCCGGGCGGGTCGGCGCGATCGTGGAGAGCCCGCAGTTCTTCGGCAACTTCACCGGGCA
The genomic region above belongs to Micromonospora sp. WMMD1128 and contains:
- a CDS encoding sigma-70 family RNA polymerase sigma factor, whose amino-acid sequence is MTAGRQGPEPPGEDDLATRFRDGDEAALREAYDRYGRAVLHLATTTLANRSDAEDVTQATFVAAWLGRATFDPAKGSLVGWLLGIGRRKVVDRIRAAARENRVVETVKQLPEPVNTGPDPDTVVDRLVVADELARLPDEQRRMLELAFYDDLTHQQIATVTGVPLGTVKSHIRRGMQSLKRRWEVDGAAPGPRPAGLSGAR
- a CDS encoding anti-sigma factor, with product MQHLDHDRLVFLALGESEAVDGEATHLGACGHCRGELDTLRHVAGLGAGTQGLADLPDPPAHLWADIVAEVRAAEELPALSDRRAPRSGDPDGPAATTTRPRRGRWPRWATTAVTATAAAVIGIAGTALVLGTDTDEPAPQPTVLASAPLSAFGATPKDAAGDARVLGDNRLHLHVANLPTVPGYYEVWLIDPKTMEMLSVGTLSNGSGDALLPIPSNVDLRTYSVVDISAEQYDNNARHSGDSLLRGTLTG
- a CDS encoding electron transfer flavoprotein subunit alpha/FixB family protein produces the protein MSEVLVVVEATREFGVKKVTLEMLTLARELGAPSAVVLGGAGAAEALSAKLGEYGAEKIYAAEGEEIDGFLVAPKATVVAELVKRVQPAAVLLASSQEGKEIAARLAVKLDNGILTDVVALDADGTATQVAFAGSTIVKSKVTKGLPLVTVRPNSLNPTPAAATPAVEQLTVSVTDADKLATVVERVAEQKGSRPELTEASIVVSGGRGVGNADNFKLVEEMADLLGGAVGASRAAVDSGFYPHQFQVGQTGKTVSPQLYVALGISGAIQHRAGMQTSKTIVAVNKDGEAPIFELADYGVVGDLFKVVPQAAEEIRKRK
- a CDS encoding electron transfer flavoprotein subunit beta/FixA family protein, producing the protein MNIVVLVKQVPDSGADRNLRPDDNTVDRGSANNVINEMDEYAIEEALKIKEAHGGEVTILTMGPDRATESIRKALSMGPDKAVHVVDDALHGSCAVATSKVLAAALGQLNADLVICGAESTDGRVQVMPHMIAERLGVAALTGARKLTVDGSTLTAERQTEEGYEVVTASTPAVVSVWDTINEPRYPSFKGIMAAKKKPVQSLSLGDLGVAPTEVGLDGATSAVLEHTKRPPRSGGEKITDEGEGGVKLVEFLATEKFV
- a CDS encoding GNAT family N-acetyltransferase, which translates into the protein MTDLDARVLRETYDSRIRPELPNPVPAGVTIERDGPLFRVLGLDQRGFLTYRTLDGLAGAEVDALIARQVEFFRARGEAVEWKLAGHDEPADLGDRLRAAGFVPEDEETVVVGPVAPLAAAVPVLPEGVRLREVTGRADLERIAAMEEEVWHEDRSHLVTGLAREIEADPQSITVVVAEAGETVVSAGWVRYEGDTGFVSLWGGSTLPRWRKKGIYRALVAYRARLAQQRGRTLVQVDCSPESRPILERLGLVAVTTTTPYVYTP
- a CDS encoding DUF202 domain-containing protein, producing MWESIRRWFDPRELRSVGTPPDYRFSLANERTFLAWLRTGLALVAGGLAAAQFLPPLPLAHLREALAVGLLLLGATVSIRAVDHWARTERAIRLGEELPASRFPAVLALIVAVGALLLVAAVLLRGPGGTT
- a CDS encoding DUF202 domain-containing protein; protein product: MTAGGPGLQPERTRLAWRRTLLTLTAVLLLQLRPAFTGRVVDAVLAGAAVVIWLAVLAADWWRATGSGPRRLARLSMPLTALGAVGLALLGVAHVLGRVH
- a CDS encoding PLD nuclease N-terminal domain-containing protein, with protein sequence MARLYVLLFLAQVVLAAGALISCLSAEDGQVKALPRLVWVFVILFFPIVGSIAWFVAGRERPTGPAGSASGGSAAPARRPLAPDDDPDFLASLDKRSRDDDQERLRRWEEDLRRREEELRRPDDRDRPEV